In Oryzias latipes chromosome 6, ASM223467v1, the sequence ttcacgttcacacaggagatcacaaatgttcgcatttaattggaaatgtgaaaggccttgcaaaaaaaattgaactttttcaaaaaatcgaaATCGAGCAtcaagccctgcagtgtgaatgtacCTATGGCAATCCTGATGACTCAAAAGTCTAGAATAATATGGGTTTTGAGCACCAGTTTTTCCACTATTTTGACACAAAGCTTTACCACCCAAATAAACCACAAATcactaaaaaatacaaagaaagttGCATGTTTATTTAATGAACATATCAAATACACGTGtcgattttttttgcattcaataTTTGTTTCAAGAATAAAGCGTTGGCACCTGCTTGTCCCAAAGAGTTCATCCTGACAGACTGACCTGATAGCAAGCAGAAAATGAGAGCATGAAGAGCAGGAACAAAAGACTGAGAAGACAGGACACACCAAAGACGGACAAGAAGACAGATAAGGAAACATAGGTCAAACTGACTCAAGAAGAGGCTTAAGGTATAGAAAAAGAAGGAGTTCAGAGttacaaaaacactaaaagagaGAGACAAATCCCAAATATTTTTTGGTTACCTCTCTATCCTCTTTAGCCACAGATGGAATAGAATGGGATGAAGATTCCAGCTTCCCAGCTGAGGTCGGAAAAACTCCACTTACGCTCTTGTTGCGGACATGGCCTCCGACATGTTTGTATGACCCTCTTGTACCTGAAGTCTGCAGCTGTGGATGCAGCTGCCAATTAGGTGAGGAAGGCGTCGATGTCAGCACCAGAGTCTTGAGTGCAGTCACCTCTGCCTGCAGAACATCAATCTGATGGGACAAAGCCAAAGAACAGTTGTGAAAATGGACttggtagcaaaaaaaaaatactctaaaacatttttaaagggttTGATGTAGGCCATTACTGTTCAAAGTATCATGATTATGAGCACAAAAGAACATGTGCACACCTTTCCTTGAGcctctttcagctgtttttctgctcctgcCTGTTTCACATTGGCTTCACGCACCATCTTATGAGCCTCCTGTTGAAAGACAACCAGACATTTTTCTCTGATAAAAGACAATCACTACACTAAATCAATAGAGTAGACGTTGATCAGCTTTAGAAAGGACCAAGCATAAAAACACTTGAAAtctaatacaaataaaataatataaaaatgtcaaatacaatGTGTTGAATTCACCTTTTCATGcatgaataaatatttttgttccaAATAGTTTGGCACACAGTGTCCCTAACACTTCTACAGCAACACAGGAAACTGTAGTTTTTGCTAACCTCAAACAGACTGGCAGTCAGTTCCTCAAGTTCTTGCTCCAGCTGGTTCCTGACTTGTGACAGACGCTCACACTCCTTATCTTTAAGTTTCAGTTCCTGagatggacagaaaaaaaacaacgaatCAACTGGGAAAGAAAGACTGCACCGTCAacttttttgttcaattctCTCTTTGTTTATGCCTGTGCGTATAAAGTAGGTTACCACACCCTCTTAGCAGCATCCAACTGTTCTCTAAGAATCTCAGAGCCCTTCTCTCTTATCTCCTTTTCTCTTAGTTCCAGTGAAGAGCTGCGCAGCCTGGTGAGCTCGCCATGAGATCTGCCCGAGGGGGGCCCACCTTGGACCCCTCCCTCCAGTCTCAGGTCCGGCTCTGGATCCAGGTCTACCAATCTGCAGAAGACCACAAACAAAAGAAGCCCAAAACAGCACACGTCAAAAGTGACCAATAAATCACATTCATCTCCACCCAAAGATGTTAAAGATtataataaaagcaaaaagtgtaaaaagaaaaaacagaacaactgTTGATGATTAAAAGCCCAAGTTGAATGCATTAGCAGAATAAAAGAAAGCACAGGTGCAGCCCAGATGGttagctttaaaataaataataggaAAGGTTCTACTTAACCCATCATATTTTCAAgatttcatttcaaaaagacATGGGATGTGAACAGTCGCTCTTTTACAACCCATTTGGTTGTGCTGTCTTATGACTAGTGGCTTGTGACAGCAAGCAGTTGTTGCTAACATCAACAGAAAACCTTCAATCAAAGAGCTATAAATGCTAGGACAAAAACTTACAAAGATCCAGATATAAATATTATCAGTATTTATGTTTAGTAACTTTCAGTTTCCAGCTTGGGTTAGATGTACATCTTCTATCTTAAATGAACCTGACACAATGTTTACTGACTTGAATGTTCTGCATGTGTTTTCATTTAGTTGCAGCCATAACTTTAGTGAGTTGTATGGCAAGCTGTAAAGTCCATATAAATGACCTGAGACTTTGATTCAGGAAAAATCTAGTAAATGCATTAAGGGTCAGAACAACCTTAATCATGACTGAAATCATTGATCTGTGTGTTGAggtgagtgttgaaatgacctTGATTTGGTCAGTGATCGTGATTATTTGTTAGATAGATAATGACCAGGAAATGAACCCATCAGGACATCTGCATTTTTGTGACTAAATTGATATACTTTATATGCATCATCGACATAAATCAAGCTCCAGAACCTGACTAAAATAGACTCGACTTGTCACTTTAAAAGCCATTTATGATATTAAtaagttatttttacaatattctTATTGACCAACTGTAACTGCAATTTTGACAAGTAGCAGTCTAAACTGTGACCCAGTAAACTACTTAATAAATTACAGTAGTAAACTATCTTTCAAACCAGTTTTGGGTTTAGTAGTTAGTAAGTCAAACAGATTAACATAACATAAAAGGGGAAAATGTAGGTATTAATGTATAAGATATACAAAAATGCCTACCAGTTCCGTAGTATTATAGACGTTAGTAGTTGTGAcagtttaaaatgcttttttggtgAACTGGAGCCCGTGTGTCCCCGGTTTACTAGTGGGTCTAAAATGTATGCAACTAATTAGaatgtgcaataaaaaaaatacttaagcAGAACTCCGTTTTGACTCTGATTAGTTAACTAGTTAGACTTTTTAGCATTAGGCTGCAAGAAAAGCTAATACAGTTTGAGCTCAAGGATGTGATTTTAAGATCATAACGGCTTGCCATACAGAAGCACCCTGACCGCAGCTGAAACCCTGAGCTACTGCACAACCAATCCTGATGCTTTCATAGAAATTGGTCTCGGTGGGAATTAGTTTGATCCCTAACTAGATAtatatgtaaaagaaaatgcaggaaaaacattttgttcttgCTCACACGTCACCAAACAAAGCTAGATAGCATTCAGTGTGACTttcctgaaaacaaacaaaggtgTTCCGAATCCGCCCTTACCAGTCAGCGTCCAAGTGAGTGGATAAGGTCCCCTCTGCCCGCGCCGGTGCCAGCTTCTGCCGGTTACTTTTTGTCGGTTTTCAATCACAAAACTCCGTGGAAGCTGAGCTAACGTGAGCGAGTTTCAGTGAAACTAATCTCAGCGGTTTAAAAGAACAGCAGAGGAATGCGGACGCTGACGTAGACAATAAAATCAgcagaaacaaaagcagagagACGCTTCAGGAAAAATCACCAACAAACTCAGGGAGATGGAGGACAAATGAAACACTTTAATTAACCGTCCAGGAAAGCCGTTTTCTTATCGCCCTTTCCAAGCAaagtaatgaaataaaaatactgaTCAGTGTTCTGCCCTCCTCCCTGTCACAAGTCACATGACGGCGCATCCACTCCCAGTTTGTCCTGTCCCGACACGATAACAACAAGCCgtgatttttcttgctttttttctttttttctgaaaccgaTTTAAGCGTTCACATTGTTCCTAAAACGTGTTACTCTGGTATAACCCAAAATTTAGATCAATCTATGTTAATCATTCCTTTGAAGTAATCACATCAGTTCACAGAGTTTAAAATAACAAGTTTTCTCTTTAGTATATTAAGGATaatctaaattaaataaatgaattaaagtaaataaaataaaataaacttatcAAAAAGGGGGGAGAAGACATGTAGATTTTGATAGTTGACAACAAGTTcacttagttatttttttaaattaaaatagaaaaacaaatcaattttcTTGCCATAAAGCCTTAGAATTTAACACTTACTGTCCAACAGCACAGCGTTCATCCTGTGCGAAACTGCCAGACTTGTGTCTGACTGCTGGAAAATTAGGAGTGCCAAAAAAGACAGATGAAGAATACACTGCTATTCCAGATCGCCCACTCTTGAGGACCTCATATCCCAGGCTGGATGAAGAAGAGGGTGGTGGAGATGGGGAAATGTGGACCCTGTGAATTCCCTCAAAGGCATCCATGTGTCTCAGTCAGGCAGAACCCATCAGAGCTTTCTAGTTGTGTCCCACTTCACGTGACTGTTCAGCTCCAGGAAAGAGTTCGACGaaagaaaaattgtttattGTTTCCAGCAGAGGTCAAAAACTGACCTCTGTTGTGTTCAAACTACAACTCGAGTGAGTTTCAAATGAATGAGCTGTTCCATGTTCTGCCCTTGATCTGCAGGGAACACATGCAGGGCATGGTT encodes:
- the rab3il1 gene encoding guanine nucleotide exchange factor for Rab-3A isoform X1; protein product: MDAFEGIHRVHISPSPPPSSSSSLGYEVLKSGRSGIAVYSSSVFFGTPNFPAVRHKSGSFAQDERCAVGQLVDLDPEPDLRLEGGVQGGPPSGRSHGELTRLRSSSLELREKEIREKGSEILREQLDAAKRELKLKDKECERLSQVRNQLEQELEELTASLFEEAHKMVREANVKQAGAEKQLKEAQGKIDVLQAEVTALKTLVLTSTPSSPNWQLHPQLQTSGTRGSYKHVGGHVRNKSVSGVFPTSAGKLESSSHSIPSVAKEDREMDSILYTEFLLWRECPSLDRSSAFLSRVYREDIGPCLSFTRSELSQLVQGAVESNSLTIEPVAIPALPMIKASFIECGGPRAAVETKCALSGLSRACQHRIKLGDKGTYYYISPSSRARITTVCNFFTYIRYIQQGLVRHDAEQMFWEVMRLRREMAVAKLGFYLTDQG
- the rab3il1 gene encoding guanine nucleotide exchange factor for Rab-3A isoform X2; translation: MDAFEGIHRVHISPSPPPSSSSSLGYEVLKSGRSGIAVYSSSVFFGTPNFPAVRHKSGSFAQDERCAVGQLVDLDPEPDLRLEGGVQGGPPSGRSHGELTRLRSSSLELREKEIREKGSEILREQLDAAKRELKLKDKECERLSQVRNQLEQELEELTASLFEEAHKMVREANVKQAGAEKQLKEAQGKIDVLQAEVTALKTLVLTSTPSSPNWQLHPQLQTSGTRGSYKHVGGHVRNKSVSGVFPTSAGKLESSSHSIPSVAKEDREMDSILYTEFLLWRECPSLDRSSAFLSRVYREDIGPCLSFTRSELSQLVQGAVESNSLTIEPVAIPALPMIKASFIECGGPRKCALSGLSRACQHRIKLGDKGTYYYISPSSRARITTVCNFFTYIRYIQQGLVRHDAEQMFWEVMRLRREMAVAKLGFYLTDQG